The segment GAATCCATCTTTTAGTTTTACTTTCCCTGTTCTATGCATAGTGAAATTAGATGAGCAGCTATGATTTCTTATTTGGTCATATTTTCCAAACGAATTCCAGTGTTTGTCCGGATTTGATCATGAATCAAATCTGACTTTTCTGTTTCTAAAAGATCAAGCTCATATTCTATCTGCATCCGATCTGGTTTCCCAGGAATAGCAACCCTGATGTACGCTAaagatttcatttttttttctctagTATAAAACAGAGACTTTTACCATAATAATTTATTGGAGTATTACTGTTTCATTTTTCTCCCAAATCACCCCCTTTCTCCGATTAAAACAGAAACACACCTTTATTTATTCACTAATCCTGTTTATTCATTCTTTGATTGAATGGTACAATTATGTGGATAGCCTATTTGATTCTAAGCTTCCTTAATGTGCTCACATTCTAACTAGTTTGATTTTTATACTGTATTGAATGCAATACTAACTGTATCCCTATATAGCGGCTATAAGTTTTTAATACATGATGGAATATGTAACGGTGAAAAAGGGGAAGATATTCTATTACCTACGATGCGTATTTGTGGGATTGGTTGATTTTGGTTTTTACTAGATTAAGCACCAGTTTTAAGCATTAAGGTTACGATTTCTTGAAAAACTAGATAAGATGTGAACTGAATATGATCTTAAGATTTGTTAGaatatctctctattttcttgggTTTTTTCCTTTTCATGTTTCTACTTTTGGAGAATTGACAACCCAAGAGATAAACTACTTTAGGCAAACGTCCATTAACAGTGCATAAAAAACTCTCTTTAACTCTTGTGGGTCCTTGTTGTTACACTACCTTCCAATATTTTATAATTCTGATTATCACCAGTGGGCCTGCCAAACTATCTAATTAAATGTAATTTAGCCCtatcattaaattttcaaattgcCCATACTATTACCTGTCTTTTTCAAGTATAATACCTATGTCCATTTTTCGGTGCAATAACTAATAATTTAGTTATGCCTTTAATTAAGTCAAAAGTGGGACCCCTGATTCTGGACTTTAAACATGTTTAAGGCCTCTTTAAGCTTTATTGTTAATAAATCATGTAAAATAATAAATGTGTGCTGTCATTCACATTTCCAGAACAAGATGTGTTTTACCGATATCAAcaatatatttttagtttttacccATAATAGTAATCGTACTTACGATTTTTCTACCAAGGACCAAACATGCAACAAAAACATATAATAGGGaccgtccgagttaaaaaaaaaagttaggtaccgttcatgtaatttactccaaaaaaaaaaagaaagaaaaaacaaaCCGGGTTCTTCATGGTAGAAAGTTGCTATAATGGGTAAAAGTTAAAAGTATATTGTATGAATATATGGTAAAAAAGGCAAAgtaggttgcattttagtacgtATATATACTGTATCCGACACGTAAGCTTTTGTATGCTATGCAGTTTTGGATTCAACGACCGATGGAAAGAAATACATAACATCCGAAGAGTTACAAAAGCACAACAAACCTAGCGACCTATGGATCTCAATTCAGGGAAAGGTTTATAATGTGACTGAATGGTCCAAAATACATCCGGGCGGCGATATCCCCCTCTTGAATCTTGCGGGTCAGGACGTGACCGATGCGTTCATCGCTTTCCACCCGGGGTCCGCTTGgcaacacctccaaaagctctTCACGGGTTACCACCTAAAAGACTACCAAGTTTCCGATATCTCAAAAGACTACCGAAAGCTCGCGTCCGAGTTTTCAAAAGCCGGAATGTTTGACAAAAAAGGACACGGTGTCATCTACTCACTCTGCTTCGTCTCGTTACTCCTTTCGGCTTGCGTATACGGTGTTCTATATTCCACTAGTGTCACAATCCATATGCTTTCGGGGGCGTTATTGGGATTAGCATGGATGCAAATCGCGTATCTAGGCCACGATGCCGGTCATTACCAAATGATGTCGACCCGCGGGTGGAATAAGTTTGCCGGAATCTTCATCGGGAATTGCATCACCGGAATCAGCATCGCGTGGTGGAAATGGACACACAACGCGCACCACATCGCGTGTAATTCCCTCGATTACGATCCCGACCTCCAACATCTCCCAATGCTCGCGGTCTCATCGAAACTGTTCCAATCCATCACTTCCGTTTTTTACGGCCGTAAGTTAACCTTCGATAGCCTCGCACGCTTTTTCATCTCCTACCAACATTACACGTATTACCCGATCATGTGTGTGGCACGTGTCAACCTTTACCTacaaacaatattattattatgcTCAAAACGAAGAATCCCGGACCGAGCTTACAACATTATCGGGACTCTGGTTTTTTGGACTTGGTTTCCAGTTCTTGTTTCGTGTCTCCCGAATTGGCCGGAACGTGTTGCGTTTGTTTTGGTTAGCTTTTGTGTGACCGGAATCCAACATGTTCAGTTCACGTTGAACCATTTCGCGGCTGATGTGTACGTGGGCCCACCGAAAGGGAACGATTGGTTTGAGAAGCAAACGAGTGGGACGATTGATATCTCGTGTTCGTCTTACATGGATTGGTTTTTCGGTGGGTTGCAGTTTCAGTTAGAGCATCATTTGTTTCCGAGGTTGCCAAGGTGTCATTTGAGGTCGATATCTCCGATTGTTAGGGAACTTTGCAAGAAACATAATTTGCCGTATACGAGTTTGTCCTTCTATGATGCAAATGTGACGACTCTTAAGACGCTTAGGACTGCGGCTTTACAGGCGCGTGACCTGGCCAACGGGGCCCCACAGAATTTAGTTTGGGAAGCTTTTAACACTCATGGTTGAGATGAGATCGTCTCTCACTCGTATTGTCTGTCTGTCTGTCTATCGCAGTAGTATTTGTCTCAAGTACTTTTCGTTCTGTATGAGGTTTTGACCGTATTTCTGCGGTTTTTGTATTTTATGATACTGATTATGGATTCATGTTTATTAATAGATTTTGCGTTTTGATTATAATCTACATGCACATTTATAATTATTACATTTTGGTTCGTAGTGGTACTATGATACTATATTGGGTTGGGCTGGGCATTTGTTGCCGAAGACGTTGAAtacttgaatcataaaaattCTTGTAACCTTTCGGTGATCAGCCAGCGTTTGAATCCAAGATGCAATCTGATCCAAAATAGTAGCCTCCAATTATTTGAGGCGATAAAATAAATGGATAAAAGGAGTTTGGTTATCGGGGGCGAGTTATAACATCTAAAGTAAATATAGTTTTCATACCAAAGAAATTGTTTGCAACcagtttttcttattttaaaaagcattttcAAGTGTATCGTTGTAAATACGTTCTAACAAAATTCTCATTCATAAATCAACCACTCATTTTATTGTACAAATCGTTATTTATCAACTTCATTCATGAAAATGCATACCCCATGGTGAATATCAGAGAAAATAAATGCTACATTTAGTAAAAGATATGCCATAGGATACACTTGTATCAcggttcgtttttttttttttttttttttttttttttttttttttttgccaaaaccAAACCACAAATGTGGTTTTTCTAATTACAAAACTGTTCGTGTGGTTTATTTTTCGGAGCTGTTTGGTTTGAGGCCCAAAGAGTCTAGTTTTTAACCGCATGACTTTGGTGTATTTCGGATTCAAACCACTAAACCTTTGATGCAATTGAACATGACATAAGTTTAATCCTTTCTTCGACGTGGGACATGCAAGTCACtggcaaaatgaaacaataatgTCAAAGACAATATTTGAACTCTAGACATCATGTTCATAACTCCAACGCCTTAACCAACTTTGCCAATGATGAGTACATTGAAAATTTTAGCTGACGGTTACACATAAGGAAAAAGTTATTTTTACATATAGTTTATGAATTGAAGAGTCAATTTCCATATTTTCAGTGAAATGTGAGAGATAGGAATTTTTTTTTCTCCGATACAAAATATGCACACCCTCAATTCGTCAGTTACAATACAAAATGGGAGCAAACTCATGTGATGAGTATTTGAGAATGTCTGAGCGGACCACACAAGATAATGTTTACAAGTTTGCTAAAGTCATGATTATGGTTTACACAAAATAATACTATACACGAGACATGAAAACAAACATGAGTTCCTTGGAATGTTGGTAACATTGATTGTATGCATCGGACGTGTGGAATTTGTCCTAATGCATGCTGCGTTCAATACATGCAAGATGATCATAAAGAACCGACAATAATTCTAGAAACAATCGCGTTCTACGATCTTTGGATATGACATGCATTTTTTGGTGTTGCCAGTTCCAACAACGAGATTAATGTACTTGACCAGTCGTGAGTATTCAACAACATATATCTTGGAAAGGCACATAATGTGCCATTTTAAGCGAATGGAGTATCCTACAAGCGTGAGTACTATCTTATTGATGAGATATATCTTGAGATGTCTATATTTGTCAAACCGTTGACATGTACAAACCACGATAAACGATTAAAGTTTAAGGCGAACCAAAAAACAACTAAGAAGGACGTGGAACGAGCATTTAGTACTTTTGAGAGGCGTTTGTGGATACTCAAACTCCCAACACAGTCATATGATCCCAGGAGACTGCAAAACATAATGTATACATGCATCATATtacataatatgattttataagatAAAGGCAAAACGATATGTCATTACGATGAATACAAAATTGTGTCTTATTGGTATGCGACAATAGATGACAAACATATGGGAAGTACATGATCACGATATGTATCACACAATTCACGTTGATTTGATGAAACATATTTACAGAGCTGCCATAAATCTTGTCGACAAGGATTTATACGTGGATGTAAATGAATATTCAGAAATGCATATTCGGGCGATGAGTGGAACGACGATTCGGTGTGatgaatattttaatttatttttttaattatgtaaTTTGTATTTTGAAAGTACGAATTTTTATTAGTTTTGTATTTATTAAGAtagtttttattaattttatatattttttaattatagttttataactttattaaaaaaaagggAATAATGGGAAAATGATTTGGCGAAAAGGTAAATATGATTTGGAGTCTCTGTCTGCTCCATATTTTTATTTTAGCGGGTTTTACAGTCCAATTGTCATTTTCACTTCCAACCGACTCTTCCAGTGGCTTTGCTTCTGCTCAACAAAACACCCTTTCTCTTTCTCACTCACCTCTTTCCCCTATAATATATTCTTTTCTATTACGTCCAAATCTAATCCCGACAACAAGCATTTGATGCTTCCCAACCCGGCTAACTGAAAAGTTATTCCAAAGTTTCACTAACTCATTTCTCAAATTTGCATTGTACGATCAAAGCTAGGGTTCTTTTGCTGAGATTCAAACGATCACTTCTTCTTGAAATTTTCCCCAAATTTGTTGTTTTAAGTTCTTGATTCAGCTAGAGACAGAGAGTTATGGAAGTGgaacaatcaaatcaatcaatGACCTTCCATGAGCCTTCCATGGAACAGAGCATTAGCTTCGTTACGGCCCTTCAGGTTTTACTTTTCAATTTAGTTTAaattttccctttttttttttttacttcacGTCAGATCTGAGTTTTTGGTATACAATTATACTATGTTAATGATGAAACTTTGTGCGATATGTTTGACTTTTTCTGTGATACTTTCACTGTTTGATCTCTCTTTATGTGAATAAGTTGCATGTTGTAGGAGGTACACTTTGACTTTGGAAATCAAATTGGGTATGTCTATGTTAAACTTTTCTAGAAAATTGCCAACTGCATCTAACTTTATGACAAGAACTACAAATTGAATAAAGTTGGCATTAATTGCCTTGAAAACCTGTACCAATTCTGCATTTTAGAAATAGTAGGGTTGACTTATTAATATAAATGATGATATTACAATAGAAATGAGAGAGAATTGGATAGAATGGTTTTGGGTGTTTGGATGCGCTTGTTCAATGTGATTCTTCATTTATCATGATAATCAGTTTTTTACACACCTTGAAAACTCATTATTTTTCACCCTACAGAATCAGAAAATTAGAATCATTATACAGTAACTTTTTGCCAAACAATCACAACTCCCTTAAAATGCACATCTTTTAGACATGTGATCATTAAGTGTGAGTTGTCATAATCGAATTACTTAATTCTTAAAAGCTTAGGGTCCATCAAGTAACATGGGTTGTCATGTTAGAGAGAATTTGTATTATTATCTTAAGGATGGATCACATTCACATGTGTCTGGCCAAACTCAAACATTGCAATTTTCATGGGACAGAGGAAAAAGTGATACTATTTGGTAATTTTGGATTGATGAATTGTAATTAAAACCTAAAtgcaaatagcaatgtactttcattgatgtGTTTGCtctagcattctactttcatttcttcctataaatgaaagtacattgctgttTCTTTCAGTTCGCCTTTCTGATTACATAATCAATGTAGATGCTTTGACATATCTTCATTATCACATGTTTACATTACAAAAATCACCAAGTGTTTCAGCCTTAGTGGCATAATGTGTGTtttagatattaattaaataatagctAATTATTGTGTTGTTAATTGGTTTTAATTCTTGTTTAATGTTTGTTTTAGGAACTAAAAAATCTAAGGCCTCAACTTTATTCAGCAGCTGATTATTGTGAAAAGTCTTATCTTCATAGCGAACAAAAACAAGTGTGAGAATCATTTCAAACCTGAACATCTCGTAATAGTGAaacaaatcaattttttttaaaaaaatgtaatttttatatTCGTTTTGTTGTAGGGTTCTTGATAACATAAAAGATTATGCAGTACGGGCACTTGTCAATGCTGTTGACCATCTTGGCACTGTTGCTTACAAATTGACCGATCTTTTAGATCAACAAAGTTTAGAAATTTCAACAACTGGATTACATGTTTCATGTTTACATCAGGTAAGATGCGTTTTAAAAGATCTTTTATGCCAGAATTATTGAcgattgattatttatttatttattttaagcaaCTTCTTACATGCCAAACATATACGGATAAAGAAGCTCTCAGACAGCAACAGTTGCTAGCTGTTGTGCCACGTCATCACAAGCATTACAGTTTGCCTAGTAAGAATATTTGTGCTCTTTTGTTTTTCCGGTTTATTTTCAAGTTAATGGGACCCACAGAATGAAAATTGTTAAATGACTGAAAAAATAGAGCTTTAACTATTTGGAAGTTTTGGAAAAGGTTAACTACCAAGAGGGCAATAACAATTAATGGCAATGCACTTTCATTTGTctgtgtattatatatatatatatatatatatatatatatatatatatatatatatatatatatatatatatatatatatcatcctactttgatttctttctattacagtgttgtactttgaaaaatgtacccaattatagcattgtattttcatttcttttcttagtagaatattatattttgaaaaatttacccaattatagcaatgaaaattgctttgtatttggatgaTATTGTTATAATCGGGTGGATTTGTCAAAGTACAATATtttaataggaagaaatgaaagtaggatgctatgatAAGCAAATCAACGGAagcacattgctatttcttgcacttaacTGTTATTAAAAATCATTCAAATTTGTAataagaagaaatgaaagtaggatgctttaATAGGTTTTTTTGGTCGAAATGACCCAGGATAATCAATTTTTAAGGTAGAATTAGTGATGTTTTAAAATTCAATGACATATAGAATTAaagtgaaagtatgttgctatatatTATTACCAAAAAGACAAAAACACAGTATCAGTCATTTGATAATTCAACAAGCAACAACATTTATCTCAAAATTTGACAAATAACAATATTTATGTCAAGATATGTGATAATCATGGTACAATTTGTCTAACAGTTATAGTACATTGTTAAATAAGTAAATGAGCTTTACTACATTTGCTTTTTGGTTATTATTGCTCAGTTGTTTTTCATAAAGGAACTTTAACATCTTACACATTGTTTCAACCTAGAATCTGTCAGCAAAAAAGTTCATTTTAGCCCTCAGACTAAAACTGATGGAAAACAGAGTCATTTTCATTCAAGGCCTCGACAATTTTCTTCAGGTAAcagtaacatatatatatatatatatatatatatatatatatatatatatatatatatatatatatatatcatttcaaATCTTATGATGTTTGCATGTTTAATAAATCTGCATGCTGCATTTGAAGTAGGCACCCCACCTGCAAATACACTTTGTTGGCATTTAGCATCAGAAACCAAGTCTACTTTGAAAGCGAGTTCACGCTCAATGAGGTGCATAAATATCTTCATTTAATGTTTTCTTttgattttataaatatttaatgtaTTAAACATGATTGCAAAAGGTAAGTATTTTGGGTTATTATTTGCAGTTTTGATGAGCCGAAAACTTCTGGCCATGCTCCTGTGTCACATCATCATCATGCATCCCGTATGTATCTTTTtactatttttgttttttaattgcATTAAAATTGTATTTATAATACTTATTACATGTAGATGGAGGTGATGGGGTACGGACAAAATCGTCTGAAGCGATGCGTAATGCGGGCCCAGCTTCAAGCGCTGCGATTCAGACACTTGGCATCTCTCGACTGGTAACATTAAATTCGATAATCATTAACATATAAGAAGATTAAGGGGTtagtgtcttaatacattaagccaaGGTTTTTTAGCTTAACATAACATATTAAGTCATTTTGTCCAGATTAAGgggttgtttctttttgacttaatgagcttaacagattaagcacttaatctggACAACTATACATggctgtttcttttttacttactCCTGACAGAATCGATTAAGCCAAAAAAActggcttaatgtattaagacaccgaCACTTTTACCTATTTCCCCTTTATATTTTTTTCACACAACTCCTCTGGCAttaaaattgatgaatattgtgAAATGTTTTTTTGTTAGAAATAGAATGCAAGGGTAAATTTGGGTAAAATGTTTTTGGTTTGACAGGATGAGTTGGAGGGTCCAAATCCAAACCCAATGATGTCGTTCCGGTCATTTGATAATCCTAAACGTGAGGTTACGACCCAAGTTCCTCCTCATCCTATACGCAGCAAGAGTGTTTTGTCCTCTTTTTTTGTCAAACAAAAGACACCCAAACTAAGGACAAGTGCCGTTTCTTGAATCATTTGCAATtgcaacaaggaaaccctaaacccCTTATATTTCAATTTCACGACGTCACTAATGTGCTCATGAAACTGCGAATAACAACAACAAGTGTATATTTATATTTCCTTTGCTTGTACCTGTATTTTGTTTCTTTGTGTATTCCTGTATGTAATTTGGTGTtttatttctttaataaaagtgtgtgACTATTGattaagattaaatctataaaaCATTATGACTAATCCCTATTCTTTTGGCTATATTGTTTAGAATTTGGATGGAGTTTGTCTATTTTCAAGATTTAAATCCAATTTTTATTCTATCTCATaatgattattttatttatttgaaatcctaaaaaaaaattcatatttacTAAAAAAAATATCCTGACATCTGTTTATTGATGTGTCATTGTAAATTAGGAGAAACACGGGAATGTAAGAGTTGGTGAATGGTAGGTAATTACTGGAGTAATTAGCAATGAAAAAAGGTTAAAACGAATTCGGTAAACATGTGTTTGAATATTTTCAAGAAAACTCTTAAATttgcaactttttttttaaaGGTTTAATCTTTTCTCTAATTCTAGTTTTGTCTCATATTTTTTATTCaactttttagtttatttttttaccTTGTATCATTGGTTTCTAAGTTTCTTAAAGTAAAACTAGTAAGAAAAACttaagttcatatatatatatatatatatatatatatatatatatatatatatatatatatatataaagtaaagaTTGCCCATAAACCTGCTAAAATTGTGGAATAAAAAAATCTTAGaggttttaaaaagaaaataaaattaagaCTTAATCAAGAAAAAACTTAATATATAGGAGTTAGCCCTTTAAAAAAATTCTAAATCTTATTTCCGGTGCCTGTAACCAAGAACTCTGTATGACAGTCGTTAACTCGTTATTGTTACTACCGACGCGGTAACTGCGTAAGTTAGCATAACCCACCACATATAATTCTTCTGGTTTTAGATCCAATCGGAAAATCTTCCACTGAACCTCCATAGCTTCACACTCTCAAG is part of the Lactuca sativa cultivar Salinas chromosome 7, Lsat_Salinas_v11, whole genome shotgun sequence genome and harbors:
- the LOC111894622 gene encoding delta(8)-fatty-acid desaturase, giving the protein MCEDSTMVSPSGAVVEVLDSTTDGKKYITSEELQKHNKPSDLWISIQGKVYNVTEWSKIHPGGDIPLLNLAGQDVTDAFIAFHPGSAWQHLQKLFTGYHLKDYQVSDISKDYRKLASEFSKAGMFDKKGHGVIYSLCFVSLLLSACVYGVLYSTSVTIHMLSGALLGLAWMQIAYLGHDAGHYQMMSTRGWNKFAGIFIGNCITGISIAWWKWTHNAHHIACNSLDYDPDLQHLPMLAVSSKLFQSITSVFYGRKLTFDSLARFFISYQHYTYYPIMCVARVNLYLQTILLLCSKRRIPDRAYNIIGTLVFWTWFPVLVSCLPNWPERVAFVLVSFCVTGIQHVQFTLNHFAADVYVGPPKGNDWFEKQTSGTIDISCSSYMDWFFGGLQFQLEHHLFPRLPRCHLRSISPIVRELCKKHNLPYTSLSFYDANVTTLKTLRTAALQARDLANGAPQNLVWEAFNTHG
- the LOC111894597 gene encoding protein ABIL1 isoform X2, whose translation is MEVEQSNQSMTFHEPSMEQSISFVTALQELKNLRPQLYSAADYCEKSYLHSEQKQVVLDNIKDYAVRALVNAVDHLGTVAYKLTDLLDQQSLEISTTGLHVSCLHQQLLTCQTYTDKEALRQQQLLAVVPRHHKHYSLPKSVSKKVHFSPQTKTDGKQSHFHSRPRQFSSGTPPANTLCWHLASETKSTLKASSRSMSFDEPKTSGHAPVSHHHHASHGGDGVRTKSSEAMRNAGPASSAAIQTLGISRLDELEGPNPNPMMSFRSFDNPKREVTTQVPPHPIRSKSVLSSFFVKQKTPKLRTSAVS
- the LOC111894597 gene encoding protein ABIL1 isoform X1 is translated as MEVEQSNQSMTFHEPSMEQSISFVTALQELKNLRPQLYSAADYCEKSYLHSEQKQVVLDNIKDYAVRALVNAVDHLGTVAYKLTDLLDQQSLEISTTGLHVSCLHQQLLTCQTYTDKEALRQQQLLAVVPRHHKHYSLPKSVSKKVHFSPQTKTDGKQSHFHSRPRQFSSVGTPPANTLCWHLASETKSTLKASSRSMSFDEPKTSGHAPVSHHHHASHGGDGVRTKSSEAMRNAGPASSAAIQTLGISRLDELEGPNPNPMMSFRSFDNPKREVTTQVPPHPIRSKSVLSSFFVKQKTPKLRTSAVS